GGGGCAGGTCGATGTCGGCGAGGGTGCGCACGGCCGTCCGCAGCCGCCCCATGGCCGCCGAGGCGTGGATGCCGTGGCCCACGACGTCGCCGACGACCAGCGCGACCCTGGCCCCGGACAGCGGGATCACGTCGAACCAGTCGCCGCCCACCCCGGCACGCGCGTCGGCCGGGAGATAGCGGGTCGCGACCTCCACGGCGGACTGCTCGGGCAGACCCCGCGGCAGCAGGCTGCGCTGGAGCGTGACCGCCGTCGCCCGCTCGTGGGTGTAGCGCCAGGCGTTGTCGATACAGACCGCCGCCCTGGCCACCAGCTCCTCGGCCAGCACCAGATCGTCCGGCCCGAACGGCTCGGGATGCCGGTGCCGGACGAAGATGACGACGCCCAGGGTGCTGCCGCGCGCCGACAGCGGCACGGCCAGCACGGAATGGAAGCCGAAGTCCCGGACACGGGACATGCGCACCGGATCCCGGACGATCCATTCGGCGATGGCGGCCCCCGTCATCCGGCGGTTCACCGCCCGTCCCGAACGGAGGCTCTCGGCCGCCGCGGAGCTCTGCGGGTACTCGTCCACGTCACCGAGGGCGAGGACCGCCTCCGGGACGCCCGGCAGCACGGACTGGTGGGCGACGCGCCGCAGCAGCAGGGACCGGCCGGCCCCCGACCCCTGCGGCTCCGGCTCCTCTCCCTCCTCGAACGACGTCAGCAGGTCGACGCAGAGGAAGTCGGCGAGGTCGGGAACGGCGACGTCCGCCAGCTCCTGCGCGGTCCGCGTCACGTCGAGCGTGCTGCCGATGCGGGTGCTGGCCTCGGCGATCAGCTGGAGACGCTTGCGGGCCCAGTACTGCTCGGTCATGTCGTGCCCGGTCGCGGCGACGCCCAGGACCCGGCCGTCCGGATCCTCCACCCGGTAGAGGTGGAGCGACCAGGCGTGGTCCCGGGTCTCGCCGGGGGCCCGCGCGTGGTTCTCCACGTACTGCGGCTCACCGGTCTCCAGGGCCAGCCGCATCCGCCGCTCGACCTCCCCCGACACCGACGTGGGCAGCACGTCCGTCATCCGCAGCCCGCGCAGCTCGTCCTCGCTCAGGCCCAGTGCGCGCTCCGCGGACCCGCTGGAGCGGCGGTAGCGCAGATCCGTGTCGTACACCGAGGTCGCACAGGACGGGGACCGGAGCAGGCCCCACCGCACGAGTTCGTCGTCGTCGGGCTCCGGCAGCCCCCAGGCCACGGCGCTGACCAGGAGCCAGCCACGGGAGCCGTCGTCCGC
This Streptomyces sp. NBC_00377 DNA region includes the following protein-coding sequences:
- a CDS encoding SpoIIE family protein phosphatase, giving the protein MGGGTDEVGEALTARVAVDGRGAVTGWNEGAERLLGYAPQEIFGRPARVLLAEEPASPDLASLAALPRWHGTLALRHRDGHRLEARVLAHPRTADDGSRGWLLVSAVAWGLPEPDDDELVRWGLLRSPSCATSVYDTDLRYRRSSGSAERALGLSEDELRGLRMTDVLPTSVSGEVERRMRLALETGEPQYVENHARAPGETRDHAWSLHLYRVEDPDGRVLGVAATGHDMTEQYWARKRLQLIAEASTRIGSTLDVTRTAQELADVAVPDLADFLCVDLLTSFEEGEEPEPQGSGAGRSLLLRRVAHQSVLPGVPEAVLALGDVDEYPQSSAAAESLRSGRAVNRRMTGAAIAEWIVRDPVRMSRVRDFGFHSVLAVPLSARGSTLGVVIFVRHRHPEPFGPDDLVLAEELVARAAVCIDNAWRYTHERATAVTLQRSLLPRGLPEQSAVEVATRYLPADARAGVGGDWFDVIPLSGARVALVVGDVVGHGIHASAAMGRLRTAVRTLADIDLPPDELLTHLDDLVGRLATEADALGEGEPAGDVGATCLYAVYDPVSRRCTLARAGHPQPAVVSPQGAVELLDLPAGPPLGLGGLPFESLEMELPEGSLLALYTDGLIRSPSRDSDIDDGVARLCRALAGPPASLDAVCDSVLARMLPRLPADDVALLVARTRALDASRVATWEVEADPAAVAEARKKAVGRLEAWGLTDAAFVTELIVSELVTNAIRHGEPPVQLRLIHDRTLICEVSDAGGTAPHMRRARTYDEGGRGLLLVAQLTRSWGTRPGAKGKTIWAEQEIEGPADGSWP